In Drosophila santomea strain STO CAGO 1482 chromosome 2L, Prin_Dsan_1.1, whole genome shotgun sequence, a single window of DNA contains:
- the LOC120444857 gene encoding aromatic-L-amino-acid decarboxylase — MDVEEFRKYGKEVIDYICQYGTNIEERDVAPTLDPGYLKKLIPADAPQSPESFKDVLEDFEQKIMPGVVHWNHPKFFAYFPSGNSFPSVLGDMLSSAIGSIGFSWASCPAAAELETIVMNWYAKALGLPKAFVSDAPGSTGGGALQGSASECVLVSLITARARAISELKGQTSVHDSVFLPSLIAYASREAHSSVEKATKMALVKLRIIDADEHGRMRVDLLSQAIQNDVNAGLTPFFVVATVGTTGGCAFDDITEIGKVCRQVSSIWLHVDGAYAGNSFILPEMRVFSAGLEYADSFNTNPNKLLLTNFDASALWVRDVMNLKSALNVNPLYLRHEHMTGVDYRHYGIPLSRRFRALKLWFVFRTYGIRGLQEYIRNHMALAKKFEMLVRKDDRFEVRNDVHLGLVCFRMRTGDEPNHMLLAQINHSGKMHMTPAKFNGRYVIRFCVTYEHATKKDILEAWTQIKCFAEEILRDHQLESSSVPTTPESSERTSSEPVAPVAGKPPIKKRLTRTKSLRFSFTRSISREQFQSQSEHLMDGCTPILVVDPKTLQENFQKAADDNDTNNSNGNVKLKDISDVDTDEASN; from the exons ATGGATGTGGAAGAGTTTCGCAAATACGGCAAGGAAGTGATTGATTATATATGCCAATACGGCACTAACATAGAGGAGCGTGATGTGGCGCCCACCTTGGATCCGGGTTACCTCAAAAAACTGATACCAG CCGACGCTCCCCAGTCGCCGGAGTCGTTCAAGGACGTGCTCGAGGACTTCGAGCAGAAGATAATGCCGGGAGTGGTGCACTGGAACCACCCCAAGTTCTTCGCCTACTTCCCATCGGGCAACTCCTTTCCCTCCGTCCTAGGCGACATGCTTAGCAGTGCCATTGGTTCAATTGGCTTCAGCTGGGCCAGCTGTCCGGCGGCTGCCGAGCTGGAGACGATCGTGATGAACTGGTACGCCAAGGCCCTCGGTTTGCCCAAGGCCTTTGTTTCGGATGCTCCTGGCAGCACAGGCGGCGGTGCCCTCCAGGGATCCGCCTCGGAGTGCGTTCTCGTCTCTCTAATCACAGCTCGCGCACGGGCCATCAGCGAGCTAAAGGGTCAGACCAGCGTTCACGACAGCGTTTTCCTGCCCAGCCTGATCGCCTATGCCAGCCGCGAGGCACACTCCTCCGTGGAAAAGGCCACCAAGATGGCCCTGGTCAAACTCCGGATCATCGATGCCGACGAGCATGGACGCATGCGCGTTGACCTACTGAGCCAAGCAATTCAAAACGATGTGAACGCCGGTTTGACACCCTTCTTTGTAGTGGCCACTGTGGGTACCACCGGCGGCTGCGCTTTCGACGACATCACGGAGATCGGAAAGGTGTGCCGCCAGGTGTCGAGCATTTGGCTGCACGTAGACGGCGCCTACGCGGGAAACTCTTTCATTCTGCCCGAGATGCGGGTATTCTCCGCCGGACTCGAATACGCCGACTCTTTTAACACAAATCCCAACAAGCTTCTGCTGACAAACTTTGATGCCTCTGCCCTGTGGGTGCGGGATGTGATGAACCTCAAGAGCGCGCTTAACGTGAATCCACTCTACCTACGACACGAGCACATGACCGGAGTTGACTACCGCCACTACGGCATTCCACTGAGTCGCCGATTCCGGGCGCTCAAGCTGTGGTTCGTCTTCCGGACATACGGCATACGAGGCCTACAGGAATACATTCGTAATCACATGGCGTTGGCCAAGAAGTTTGAGATGCTTGTCCGTAAGGACGATCGATTTGAAGTCCGGAACGACGTTCACCTTGGCCTAGTTTGCTTCAGAATGCG AACTGGTGACGAGCCCAACCACATGCTGCTCGCCCAGATCAACCACTCGGGCAAGATGCACATGACGCCGGCCAAATTCAACGGCCGCTACGTGATCCGCTTCTGCGTCACCTATGAGCACGCCACTAAGAAGGACATACTGGAAGCTTGGACCCAGATAAAGTGCTTTGCCGAGGAAATACTGCGGGACCACCAGCTGGAGTCCAGCTCCGTGCCAACCACGCCGGAAAGCTCAGAGCGCACTAGCTCAGAGCCAGTGGCTCCAGTGGCGGGCAAGCCTCCCATCAAAAAGAGGCTAACCAGGACAAAGTCGTTGCGCTTCTCCTTCACGCGCAGCATCTCGCGGGAGCAGTTCCAGAGCCAGAGCGAGCATCTCATGGATGGGTGCACTCCCATCCTGGTCGTGGATCCCAAAACTCTTCAGGAGAACTTCCAAAAGGCGGCAGATGACAATGATACGAACAACAGCAATGGCAACGTAAAACTCAAAGATATATCAGACGTGGATACGGACGAGGCGAGTAACTGA